In the genome of Myroides phaeus, one region contains:
- a CDS encoding IS1096 element passenger TnpR family protein: MVYKFRVILDTEEDIFRDIAILESDSLEDLHNAIVNTFGFDGMEAASFYACDDQWTQLEDEISLFDMGEEPGESKTMHSTPINTILNEDNTKIIYVYDFLNMWTFFVELGAVEEEEPGVVYPELLFSHGILPDGMPGKNFSADPVSNEDIFGEFDDDFDEEDYDMFDGDDSFEDFGYEDNWN, from the coding sequence ATGGTTTATAAGTTTAGAGTTATCCTTGATACTGAGGAAGATATATTTAGAGATATTGCTATTTTAGAAAGTGATTCATTAGAAGATTTACACAATGCTATCGTTAATACCTTTGGTTTTGACGGAATGGAGGCTGCTTCGTTTTATGCTTGTGATGATCAATGGACACAATTAGAAGATGAGATTTCTTTGTTTGATATGGGCGAAGAACCAGGAGAAAGTAAAACAATGCACTCTACTCCTATCAATACAATCCTAAACGAAGATAACACTAAGATTATTTATGTTTATGACTTTTTAAACATGTGGACATTCTTCGTTGAGCTTGGTGCTGTTGAAGAGGAAGAACCTGGTGTTGTTTACCCTGAATTATTATTCTCTCATGGTATTTTACCTGATGGAATGCCTGGTAAAAACTTCAGTGCTGATCCTGTTTCTAATGAAGATATCTTTGGAGAATTTGACGATGACTTCGATGAAGAAGATTACGATATGTTCGACGGAGATGATAGTTTTGAAGACTTCGGTTATGAAGACAATTGGAACTAA
- a CDS encoding 2TM domain-containing protein — protein MQEKNSVLKIIGLVFILFIMFKKVLKLHFIDVPLFLAYCMAFLVILFLINNFLSKKYLLQVKKYIKVDNRNVLIVTGITTAINFTIIFILGIVLKLIDITIIGGKHTSYFMLYGGFKSIFNFTIFISILIALYLYIRFTSLSKDQIIEEQKVITGNVSAQFESLKNQLDPHFLFNSLNVLSALIEEDQQKAVEFNNSLSKTYRYILDQKNKELVPLEEELAFAKTYIALLQMRFEDSLTFEMPQHIKQEGAKVVPLSLQLLLENVIKHNKATASKPIHIIIKEDTDGYLRIENNLNKKQKLDNRQGIGLQNIASRYGLLTSKPIKIEETEDYFAVRIPILTKIIEHMRIIDVPENEQEILIEAKKKVQRIKKFYAHLTSYIMVNTFLIMLNLITAPQFMWSMIVLFAWGIGLVSDAMRTYNYNLFLGKDWEDKKIREYVEKHKNKPKEWD, from the coding sequence ATGCAAGAAAAGAATAGTGTACTTAAAATTATCGGATTAGTTTTTATCCTTTTTATTATGTTTAAAAAGGTATTAAAACTTCACTTTATAGACGTTCCTTTATTTTTAGCCTATTGTATGGCCTTTCTTGTAATACTCTTTTTAATCAATAATTTTTTGAGTAAGAAGTATTTATTACAAGTTAAAAAATACATTAAAGTAGATAATCGTAATGTATTAATTGTAACGGGGATAACTACAGCAATTAATTTCACAATTATATTTATCCTTGGAATAGTATTAAAGTTGATTGATATAACAATAATTGGAGGGAAGCACACCTCTTACTTTATGTTATATGGCGGATTCAAGTCCATATTTAATTTTACGATCTTCATTAGTATTCTAATCGCTCTTTACTTATATATTAGGTTTACGTCACTTTCGAAAGATCAGATAATAGAAGAACAGAAAGTAATAACCGGAAATGTATCAGCACAATTTGAGAGTTTAAAGAATCAATTAGATCCACATTTTTTGTTTAATAGCCTAAATGTACTAAGTGCGTTGATAGAAGAAGATCAGCAAAAGGCTGTAGAGTTCAACAATTCACTTTCTAAAACGTATCGCTATATCTTAGATCAAAAGAATAAAGAGTTAGTTCCTTTAGAAGAAGAACTTGCTTTTGCAAAGACCTATATAGCATTGCTGCAAATGCGCTTTGAGGATAGTTTGACTTTTGAAATGCCACAGCACATTAAACAAGAAGGGGCAAAGGTAGTTCCTTTGTCTTTACAATTGTTGCTTGAAAATGTTATCAAACACAATAAGGCAACTGCTTCAAAGCCTATTCATATCATTATTAAGGAGGATACAGATGGTTATTTGCGCATTGAAAATAACCTAAATAAGAAACAAAAGCTGGATAACAGACAAGGAATAGGCCTTCAAAACATTGCTTCTCGTTATGGGTTGTTGACCAGTAAACCAATCAAGATTGAAGAAACAGAAGATTATTTCGCAGTAAGAATACCAATACTAACCAAAATTATAGAACACATGAGAATTATTGACGTACCAGAGAATGAGCAAGAGATATTAATCGAAGCTAAAAAGAAAGTACAGCGAATCAAGAAGTTTTACGCACACTTGACGTCGTACATTATGGTGAATACCTTTCTAATAATGCTTAATTTGATAACAGCTCCTCAGTTTATGTGGAGTATGATTGTTCTTTTTGCGTGGGGTATTGGATTAGTGTCTGATGCTATGAGGACATATAATTATAACCTATTCCTTGGAAAGGATTGGGAAGATAAGAAGATTCGTGAATACGTAGAGAAGCATAAGAATAAACCAAAAGAATGGGATTAG
- a CDS encoding LytR/AlgR family response regulator transcription factor codes for MTKFNIVIVEDEKPAARSLERKLEKLGYSTAMKLTSVEEAVQWFGSNQEPDLIFLDIQLSDGLSFEIFEQVEINSAIIFTTAYDEYALRAFKLNSIDYLLKPIQEDELANAIQKFQSNRAAIFGFNEQLNLFKQFMTNTSQPEYKERFSVKIGSQLKIIQLKEIMCFYSENKATYIKTIEDRNYLIDLSLEEIEKILNPNLFFRINRKFIIELTSIKEISIYSNSRLKISLLKYDNDDLIVSREKVNDFKKWIE; via the coding sequence ATGACAAAATTTAATATAGTCATCGTAGAAGATGAAAAACCCGCAGCACGTTCACTTGAAAGAAAGTTGGAGAAATTAGGTTATTCTACAGCAATGAAACTTACGAGTGTTGAAGAAGCGGTTCAATGGTTTGGTTCTAATCAAGAGCCAGACCTCATCTTTTTAGATATACAATTATCAGATGGATTATCATTTGAAATATTTGAACAAGTAGAGATTAACAGTGCTATTATCTTTACTACAGCGTATGATGAATACGCTTTGAGAGCATTTAAACTAAATAGTATAGACTATCTATTAAAGCCAATTCAGGAGGATGAATTAGCTAATGCTATACAGAAGTTTCAAAGTAATCGAGCAGCTATTTTTGGTTTTAACGAACAGTTAAATCTGTTCAAGCAATTCATGACTAATACAAGTCAGCCAGAGTACAAAGAACGCTTTTCAGTTAAGATTGGTTCACAGTTAAAAATTATTCAGCTAAAGGAAATTATGTGTTTTTATAGTGAAAACAAAGCTACCTATATCAAGACGATTGAGGATAGAAATTACTTAATTGATCTATCTTTAGAAGAGATAGAGAAAATATTAAACCCTAATTTGTTCTTTAGGATTAATAGGAAATTTATAATAGAATTGACATCTATTAAAGAAATAAGTATTTATAGTAATTCACGTTTAAAGATAAGTTTGCTAAAATACGATAATGATGATTTAATCGTAAGTAGGGAGAAAGTTAATGATTTTAAAAAATGGATTGAATAG
- a CDS encoding TlpA disulfide reductase family protein, protein MKKLSVLLLSVLAFVSCNKAGKIEVETDNISDDTKVEILTREAGSNEPKAIASGVVKDGKVVLDNPFTEADEAFLKFGDGLESTVFFLGEPGTITIKYDQKNPSKPLVGGTDNNKKLQAFQDKMAPVIERMMAFYNEDGMEMMMLQQSNEGQNDQRIKELQDKSQAIMTELDGKLTEFKEENKNSVLGLLAFYQQMGNQEMDANELQKEFDTFSVDLKGSKIGKKIQANLDMLQDQPEALSIGEKLPDFKGLTPEGKELTLNTFIEGKKLILVDIWASWCGPCRQENPNLVKAYEKYKSKGFEIIGYSLDKDDAGWKGAIAKDKLAWAQVSNLLYWDDPIVGAYGIEGIPASFLIDGNGNILEQNLRGAELEKAIEKYLK, encoded by the coding sequence ATGAAAAAATTAAGTGTATTACTATTATCTGTTTTAGCTTTTGTTTCTTGTAACAAAGCAGGTAAGATTGAGGTAGAAACAGATAATATTTCTGATGATACAAAAGTAGAGATTCTAACAAGAGAAGCTGGTTCTAACGAACCTAAAGCAATCGCTTCTGGAGTTGTAAAAGATGGGAAAGTAGTTTTAGACAATCCTTTTACAGAGGCAGATGAAGCATTCTTAAAATTTGGTGACGGATTAGAATCAACTGTATTTTTCTTAGGAGAACCAGGAACAATTACAATCAAATACGATCAAAAAAATCCAAGTAAACCTTTAGTAGGGGGAACAGATAACAATAAAAAGTTACAAGCTTTCCAAGATAAAATGGCGCCAGTTATTGAAAGAATGATGGCATTTTATAATGAGGATGGTATGGAAATGATGATGTTGCAACAAAGTAACGAGGGACAAAATGACCAACGTATTAAAGAGTTGCAAGATAAATCACAGGCAATTATGACTGAGTTAGATGGTAAGTTAACTGAGTTCAAAGAAGAGAATAAAAACTCTGTACTTGGATTATTAGCTTTCTACCAACAAATGGGTAACCAAGAAATGGATGCTAATGAATTACAAAAAGAGTTTGATACTTTCTCTGTAGATTTAAAAGGATCTAAAATTGGTAAGAAAATCCAGGCTAACTTAGATATGTTACAAGACCAACCTGAGGCTTTAAGCATAGGAGAGAAGTTACCAGATTTTAAAGGATTAACTCCAGAAGGTAAAGAGTTGACTTTGAATACTTTTATTGAAGGTAAAAAACTTATTTTAGTTGATATTTGGGCTTCTTGGTGTGGACCATGTCGTCAAGAAAATCCAAACCTTGTTAAAGCTTACGAAAAGTACAAAAGCAAAGGATTTGAGATTATTGGTTATTCTTTAGATAAAGATGACGCAGGATGGAAAGGTGCAATTGCAAAAGATAAATTAGCTTGGGCTCAAGTTTCTAACTTATTATACTGGGATGATCCAATCGTTGGAGCTTATGGAATTGAAGGAATTCCAGCAAGTTTCTTAATTGACGGAAATGGTAATATCTTAGAACAAAATTTAAGAGGAGCTGAATTAGAAAAAGCTATCGAAAAATATTTAAAATAA
- a CDS encoding TIGR00730 family Rossman fold protein gives MKDVVKSDEAKIQEKFKQRSWNEIKTNDSWGIFKIMSEFVNGYEKMGRIGPSVSIFGSARTKKEDPYYKLAEEIAFKISQAGYGVITGGGPGIMEAGNKGAHLGKGVSVGLNIELPFEQHFNPYIDQDKNLQFDYFFVRKVMFVKYSQGFVVMPGGFGTLDELFEAITLIQTKKIAKFPIVLVGTEFWGGLIEWIKSTLLEKHSSICPEDMNLIKLVDSADEVVDVLDTFYKKYNLRPNF, from the coding sequence ATGAAAGATGTAGTAAAAAGTGACGAAGCTAAAATCCAAGAAAAATTCAAACAAAGATCATGGAATGAGATCAAGACTAATGACTCTTGGGGGATTTTTAAAATTATGTCAGAATTCGTAAACGGATATGAAAAAATGGGACGTATCGGTCCTTCTGTTTCTATCTTCGGATCTGCACGTACTAAAAAAGAAGATCCTTATTACAAATTAGCAGAGGAAATTGCTTTCAAAATTAGCCAGGCTGGATATGGTGTAATTACAGGTGGAGGACCTGGTATCATGGAAGCTGGTAACAAAGGAGCTCATCTTGGAAAAGGTGTTTCAGTTGGTTTAAACATTGAATTGCCTTTTGAGCAACATTTCAACCCATATATCGATCAAGACAAGAACTTACAATTCGATTACTTCTTCGTTAGAAAAGTAATGTTTGTTAAGTATTCTCAAGGATTCGTAGTTATGCCAGGTGGATTTGGAACATTAGATGAGTTGTTTGAAGCGATTACATTAATTCAAACTAAGAAAATTGCTAAGTTCCCTATCGTACTTGTAGGTACTGAGTTCTGGGGAGGTTTAATTGAATGGATTAAATCTACTTTGTTAGAAAAACACAGTAGCATTTGTCCTGAAGATATGAACTTGATCAAATTAGTTGATTCTGCAGATGAAGTTGTCGATGTACTTGACACATTCTATAAAAAATACAACTTAAGACCAAACTTCTAA
- the uvrA gene encoding excinuclease ABC subunit UvrA — MAKTEETIEVLGARAHNLKNIDVSIPREKLVVITGLSGSGKSSLAFDTIYAEGQRRYIETFSAYARQFLGGLERPDVDKIDGLSPVIAIEQKTTNKSPRSTVGTITEIYDFLRLLFARAGEAYSYNTGEKMVSYSDEQILDLITTDFDGKRVNILAPVVRSRKGHYRELFEQVAKQGFLKVRVDGEIRDLESGMKVDRYKTHDIEIVIDRVAVDDSEATKQRLTESIKVAMHYGDDTIMVLEHDAKEVRFFSRHLMCPSTGISYSKPEPNNFSFNSPKGACESCNGLGVVNEINLSKIIPDNKLSIANGGLAPVGTEKKSWIYKQLETIGQKYDFTMTTPIKDISEEAMDIILNGGQESFSVVSKVAGITKNYKIDFEGITNFIKNQFDESESATIKRWAKEYMDEIVCPSCNGSRLKKEALYFKIGEQNIGDLIQMDVESLINWFNELTPKLSEKQKSIGTEVLKEITTRLSFLQDVGLTYLSLNRSSRTLSGGEAQRIRLATQIGSQLVGVLYILDEPSIGLHQRDNERLIKSLESLRDIGNSVLVVEHDKDMIERADYVIDIGPKAGKNGGKIISAGTPKELLKEDTLTANYLNGKMKIEIPSERRKGNGNFLKLKGATGNNLKNVSIEIPLGTMTCVTGVSGSGKSTLVNGTLYPILNTHFYHAVAKPQPYKKIEGLEHIDKVICIDQSPIGRTPRSNPATYTEVFSDIRNLFAQIPEASIRGYKPGRFSFNVKGGRCDTCEGSGVRTIEMGFLPDVYVECETCQGKRFNRETLEIRYKGKSISDVLNMTVTEGVEFFENIPKIYRKLKTIDEVGLGYITLGQQSTTLSGGEAQRIKLATELSKKDTGNTFYILDEPTTGLHFEDIRVLMEVIERLVEKGNTILIIEHNLDVIKLADYVIDVGYEGGSKGGQIIAVGTPEEIVKNKKSYTAQFLKHELKN, encoded by the coding sequence ATGGCTAAAACAGAAGAAACAATTGAAGTATTAGGAGCAAGAGCACACAATTTAAAAAATATTGATGTCTCTATTCCGAGAGAAAAACTTGTTGTTATTACAGGATTATCAGGTTCAGGAAAATCTTCATTGGCATTTGATACTATATATGCTGAAGGGCAGCGTCGTTACATAGAAACTTTTTCTGCGTATGCGCGACAATTTTTAGGTGGTCTTGAAAGACCTGACGTTGATAAAATTGATGGACTATCGCCTGTAATTGCGATTGAACAAAAAACTACAAATAAAAGTCCTCGTTCTACTGTGGGGACAATAACAGAGATATACGATTTCTTACGTCTTTTATTTGCTCGTGCGGGTGAAGCATATAGCTATAATACGGGCGAAAAGATGGTGAGCTATTCTGACGAACAGATACTTGATCTAATTACAACTGATTTTGATGGTAAAAGGGTAAATATCTTAGCTCCTGTCGTACGTTCCAGAAAGGGACATTATCGCGAACTATTTGAACAAGTAGCTAAGCAAGGTTTCCTAAAAGTACGCGTAGATGGAGAAATCAGAGATTTAGAATCGGGAATGAAAGTTGACCGCTATAAAACTCACGATATCGAAATTGTTATTGACCGCGTAGCTGTAGATGATTCTGAGGCAACAAAACAGCGTTTGACAGAGAGTATCAAAGTAGCTATGCATTATGGTGATGATACTATTATGGTCTTAGAACACGATGCTAAGGAAGTGCGCTTTTTTAGTAGACATTTGATGTGTCCTTCTACGGGTATTTCTTACTCTAAACCTGAGCCGAACAACTTCTCTTTCAACTCTCCTAAAGGGGCGTGTGAGTCGTGTAATGGATTAGGTGTTGTTAATGAGATTAATCTGTCTAAGATTATTCCAGACAACAAATTATCTATTGCCAATGGTGGTTTAGCGCCTGTGGGTACAGAGAAGAAATCGTGGATATATAAACAGTTGGAGACAATTGGTCAGAAGTATGATTTTACAATGACTACGCCAATTAAAGATATCTCAGAAGAGGCTATGGACATTATTTTAAATGGTGGACAAGAGAGTTTCTCTGTCGTTTCTAAGGTTGCTGGGATTACTAAGAACTATAAAATCGACTTTGAAGGGATTACCAACTTTATCAAAAACCAATTTGACGAAAGTGAAAGTGCGACTATAAAACGTTGGGCTAAAGAATACATGGATGAAATCGTTTGTCCTTCTTGTAATGGTTCTCGTTTGAAAAAAGAAGCGCTTTACTTTAAAATTGGCGAACAAAATATTGGTGATTTAATTCAAATGGACGTTGAGTCTTTGATCAACTGGTTTAATGAATTAACACCAAAACTATCTGAAAAACAAAAGAGTATTGGTACAGAAGTATTAAAGGAAATTACTACACGTCTTTCCTTTTTACAAGATGTTGGTTTAACGTATTTGTCATTAAACCGTAGTTCACGTACTTTATCAGGTGGTGAAGCTCAGCGTATACGCTTGGCAACACAGATTGGTTCTCAACTTGTAGGAGTGTTATATATCTTAGATGAGCCAAGTATTGGGTTGCATCAACGCGATAATGAGCGTTTGATCAAATCGCTTGAATCACTTAGAGATATTGGTAACTCTGTATTGGTTGTTGAGCACGATAAAGATATGATTGAACGCGCTGATTACGTAATTGATATTGGTCCGAAAGCAGGAAAAAATGGTGGTAAAATAATTAGTGCTGGTACGCCTAAAGAGTTGTTGAAAGAAGATACACTTACAGCCAATTACTTAAATGGTAAAATGAAGATTGAGATTCCGTCTGAACGTAGAAAGGGCAATGGGAATTTCTTAAAATTAAAAGGGGCAACAGGTAATAACCTAAAGAATGTAAGTATTGAAATTCCATTGGGAACAATGACTTGTGTAACGGGAGTTTCTGGTTCGGGTAAATCTACTTTAGTGAATGGTACCTTATACCCTATTTTAAATACTCATTTTTATCATGCTGTGGCAAAACCACAACCTTATAAGAAAATTGAAGGATTAGAGCACATTGATAAGGTTATTTGTATTGACCAAAGTCCGATTGGTAGAACGCCAAGGTCTAACCCTGCAACTTATACAGAGGTATTTTCTGATATTCGTAATCTATTTGCTCAAATACCTGAAGCGTCTATCAGAGGCTATAAACCTGGTAGATTTAGCTTTAATGTAAAAGGTGGAAGATGTGATACTTGTGAAGGATCTGGAGTAAGAACCATTGAAATGGGATTCTTACCAGATGTATATGTAGAGTGCGAAACTTGTCAAGGAAAGCGCTTTAATAGAGAAACTTTAGAGATTAGATATAAAGGAAAGTCTATTTCTGATGTTTTAAATATGACCGTTACAGAAGGTGTGGAATTTTTTGAGAATATTCCAAAAATATATCGTAAATTGAAAACTATTGATGAGGTGGGACTTGGGTACATAACCTTAGGGCAACAAAGCACTACTCTATCTGGAGGAGAAGCTCAGCGAATCAAATTAGCTACCGAATTATCTAAGAAAGATACTGGTAATACTTTTTACATTTTAGACGAACCAACAACTGGTTTACACTTTGAAGATATCCGTGTTTTAATGGAGGTCATAGAACGTCTTGTGGAAAAAGGTAATACTATATTGATTATTGAACACAACCTTGACGTAATCAAATTGGCAGATTATGTAATTGATGTGGGGTATGAAGGAGGTAGCAAAGGTGGACAGATAATAGCTGTTGGTACACCTGAAGAAATAGTTAAAAATAAGAAAAGTTACACTGCTCAGTTTTTAAAACACGAGTTAAAAAATTAA
- a CDS encoding META domain-containing protein, with the protein MKKTVLMLAFAFSVAFVGCNDKKEAKEEVTTEQEATTDVTKEATAEVESINQAWELAAITTADTEGKTLDELFPNKKPALTFEGTDSVHGTDGCNNITGTYEAKENNGIAIGDKLAATRMFCEGVSDVAFNKALQSATSYEIKDGELNFIAADKVVLKFKKAEVAK; encoded by the coding sequence ATGAAAAAGACCGTATTAATGCTTGCTTTTGCTTTCTCTGTTGCTTTTGTAGGATGTAACGACAAAAAAGAAGCAAAAGAAGAAGTAACAACAGAACAAGAAGCTACAACTGATGTAACGAAAGAAGCTACTGCAGAAGTAGAAAGCATCAACCAAGCTTGGGAATTAGCTGCAATTACAACAGCTGATACTGAAGGAAAAACGTTAGATGAATTATTCCCTAACAAAAAACCAGCGTTAACATTTGAAGGAACTGACTCTGTTCACGGAACTGATGGATGTAATAATATTACTGGTACTTATGAAGCTAAAGAAAACAATGGTATCGCTATTGGTGATAAACTTGCAGCAACAAGAATGTTCTGTGAAGGCGTTTCTGATGTTGCTTTCAACAAAGCTTTACAATCTGCTACTTCATATGAAATTAAAGATGGTGAGTTAAACTTCATCGCTGCTGATAAAGTAGTTTTAAAATTCAAAAAAGCTGAAGTTGCTAAATAA
- a CDS encoding zinc-binding alcohol dehydrogenase family protein: MKAAILYKSGTTPQYNEIDTPTEIGEHQRLITVKAAAVKNLDKARVNGKHYASYNSFPTVVGIDGVGVLDDGTRVYAQGVTGMIAEKAIITDNFTPVPHDLDDITAAALPNAVLGSAMPLLIRGKLQEGQNVLFNGATGVTGQVAVQIAKFYGANQIIVTGRNERILEQLKSYGATHVVSLKGTDEEIKDKLAAIHKETPIDMVIDYLWGKPITLILDVLKGGAIHHKSHTTKIITAGDMAGKEISLSSAILRSSAIEILGSGFGSLSESELIVFNKVILPELFLLAANKKLHINTEVYPLEKIEEAWNLQIPSGSRLVIKIA; encoded by the coding sequence ATGAAAGCAGCTATATTATATAAATCGGGAACAACCCCACAATACAACGAAATTGATACGCCAACTGAAATAGGGGAGCACCAAAGATTGATTACAGTTAAAGCCGCTGCAGTTAAGAATCTGGATAAAGCAAGGGTTAATGGTAAACATTACGCCAGCTATAATAGTTTTCCAACTGTTGTAGGTATAGATGGAGTAGGTGTTTTAGATGATGGTACACGTGTTTACGCACAAGGAGTAACGGGAATGATTGCTGAAAAAGCAATTATCACAGATAACTTTACACCAGTTCCACACGATTTAGACGATATAACAGCTGCTGCATTACCCAATGCTGTTTTAGGATCAGCGATGCCTTTATTGATTAGAGGAAAACTTCAGGAAGGGCAGAATGTACTCTTTAATGGGGCTACAGGTGTAACTGGACAAGTGGCAGTGCAGATTGCAAAGTTTTACGGTGCTAACCAAATTATTGTTACTGGTCGTAATGAGCGAATTTTAGAACAATTAAAATCGTATGGTGCTACACACGTTGTAAGCTTAAAAGGTACAGATGAAGAAATCAAAGACAAATTAGCGGCCATTCACAAGGAAACACCAATAGATATGGTAATTGATTATCTATGGGGAAAACCTATTACTTTAATCCTCGATGTTTTAAAAGGAGGAGCAATACATCATAAATCACATACAACCAAAATAATTACGGCAGGAGATATGGCTGGTAAAGAAATCTCTTTATCATCAGCTATCTTGAGAAGTTCAGCAATAGAAATCTTAGGTTCAGGTTTTGGAAGTTTGTCAGAATCAGAATTAATTGTATTCAACAAAGTAATCTTACCTGAGTTATTTTTGTTAGCTGCCAATAAGAAATTGCATATCAATACAGAGGTCTATCCATTGGAAAAAATAGAAGAAGCGTGGAATCTTCAAATTCCAAGTGGTTCACGTTTAGTCATCAAGATAGCGTAA